In one Betta splendens chromosome 14, fBetSpl5.4, whole genome shotgun sequence genomic region, the following are encoded:
- the LOC114869439 gene encoding cilia- and flagella-associated protein 54-like isoform X4, which produces MELPASYYGSIDSKNPVVIAFERDICSCLTLLRRAASSTCQDNGSYAKGIKSLVALWIKYKPRLPSKLYLEHMLKTADALTELKLYQPALWHGYHLYLLHFSSVNIMNITDIDQFMVCYFPEGFDADQDILAMKIRAMLGCALCILEQEKRPSVLSHNGLCKLLRVLNFIRIMMQAFQQHEQLCWHIYNGSLQIYNICRYLMTMNCSAQALEYLLWTSISVELCFPLMTAKYLPWIVTLYCAVCHCYYDNQSSEQAEHFARRALGKINELAKLDDQRKASANKETQNVYKEAAIKLGAMVFKRTVFETRRKSKFKIKPKNNLKDLHITPWPHTTTGRMLCTLFESSAACFFSILEALWDSTSLPLKTSFPEEPELQEVILELLSAGIGILSGVTSSEPKCDDCASTSIKAVTATSTLIDLAIAGESKIPITSAVRFIKLLFHYKQPETFTELAREMLEVLSGVEGQSFRKAEQELFLLYTFNNLLYSQRKRPRDYNMADDKHNTLFLRSDDFNGLVEALHKSVCGSAPDVKPERDLVLEIVLFLWGKLKLVKWRENPKITDSTEKAVYYKWLWCLCMLWDIANACDLATVDCIITAEMIHMLAKQLESAAEHCEQTHPGASEADVGGVKPGYPSLLRWSRTELLQKESEVVEQGLKCLSKGLSTLLPEDSSVSVIDYAFILKEETEGAATKTGSGSKDTLPKALLLALDLYLELDIIRHRVSLKLLQLNSAVESELFGRIKRNKVSKALFLIQRALIVYSNMEANNSSQIKSLLEEASSLIEKAEVEERKLYFSTTRKIPGQSRDTAMKDQEELPPAPPILLSRTDQSFSFAPAPYILEEKVCWYQLCGCAVEGIKRKVRLGDCNLLGTGKMVPAKSGECILKVEGLEPNQKYMFAIAAYNSQGKLLGNNIGETTFPLLASFPVPLLSAWAHLAQVAFQTVQYAVAKRACRELWRHYTVSDPGTHCIEDRLGARGLHQETLKRSSPQLCQLFLTSIFIQTEINIQQESLYYSSFSDKGPFIWEQEARLAECERMLVAVDLALWLNDGFAAIQAVVTCYGLLAPLIFHQINCDALVQVLKKCLVVLEANSDLLKQQWTGMTLDSLMHMIACITYYLSKSLRTLRDHHVASVVMDCGRKLLQEVHDAQLQISRPVSATESLKALQAKNKKITSEATLSTNTEVTRPVTGSMNPTILYDLISSSSLKDAYQNVMKLRHKAYFIEYAALLLQRTKEEGHVDLVLEWGQSMLKFLCRRDEVMGLLTRDIEKENSVQALKENEPHQNRNISHNDARKKVKQKLPHSLLQAVRTNREMLIVENLLDKMSSVVHRSKKRLQLRKLCKEESVWRSHLNYTMAQAHIALLHQGLDKLHGETLQDKYSQLNPLCFSLAYSGILVWRNLQRQQSSNIERDSQRSTANSLLSDYVPVHRDEVRIDDSATEDSCDEEQDSAQLVKGHNELHRHTVTLVHKSLNKAGLHFRRAMVLAHRGSHWTTLQYVCQNVWEQSCRLALFAQRAAELEPPCVTTDQLQTFFMPLLTLATDLIMDMLNRLGFWSVYDSNLTEEELETGLQFSALLDDSTQVDLRWVHTLVLHTLEQLHFSGKWESLAHFALLYNSYTRERYALIITPLLIHAQRMLLERISFYGGPSVPQPHHVKTQMATGKDVTCRNYAWCQLLSGWTLTHAKQPHIRKKSANSSTQNVVELKGAEVKLSMANVCVPLDTVETQKCYHQAIERRSHCMQVFQHSRSLLMRLLAYTQPSFEVHLRHGTCFSNSTSLVGFSPIVMPAPNSQPCDMTAEDFSTANAFYSLPISPDHLPTVIAAYFTSIKHLKANSHDSLRVLALHEMGNLQFYTGNMRAAQSHWSNAVDCALKNTGTVEKWDGVTSGSGCLQQTLQQAGIWGCLQAAVLTAKIAQYILTSDVSQRTKCCLLSAHLFKCVLYCSMAQPQTDLQYASHSIREELLPGVNLFSEPLRVHLETTVTSLNFVCHWLFTTGYHITLLPILALYLHFVGTLCRDVKRTVEGKILQIRALTELCLFTEAVKEAVQLTQGLGVLLPCGYGIATDSLQPMKIFYSNKSLLDNAEALEELLNCNIGPEIRTLYGSQLCLRFNLTRIQLVLALSNTVHGLPVQDDDEGECCGSKTVPKNSAPHEQDRLDVEGSYMKADETKVLDFKSRTESLSPERIKLLLLEAASSLINSSSQQLTACCCSEMESIELAVEFKLLKANLYYQQGHIALSSETAASSLVLLQTSPVITRQKPASESLHHRSRSKQDLKDCSMSLPLPLDCPREVEVRERTGVLLWLRCRRALVHSLIANIPANAALLPGAELEAQRGRTDDSITMLQEAVSLLVERSWMPPGSILTLARAALLLSNLRGNQSTTLLKLTKELLQKQLRVFGQNVELNDGEMCFSPPGLTNIYLPYLKMLAQMSMRFANYQTPGQ; this is translated from the exons TTGTACCAGCCAGCCCTGTGGCACGGCTACCATCTCTACCTGCTGCACTTCAGCTCAGTAAACATAATGAACATAACAGATATAGACCAGTTTATGGTTTGCTACTTTCCTGAAGGTTTTGATGCAGACCAGGACATCTTAGCCATGAAG ATCCGTGCAATGCTGGGATGTGCCCTGTGTATATTAGAGCAGGAAAAAAGGCCCAGTGTCCTAAGCCACAACGGACTCTGTAAACTGCTGCGTGTGCTGAACTTTATCAGGATCATGATGCAGGCTTTCCAGCAACACGAACAGCTTTGCTGGCACATATATAATG GTTCACTGCAAATCTACAATATCTGCCGTTACTTGATGACAATGAATTGCAGTGCACAG GCACTGGAGTACCTTCTGTGGACAAGCATCAGTGTAGAGCTGTGCTTCCCACTGATGACTGCTAAGTATCTGCCATGGATTGTCACACTCTACTGTGCTGTCTGCCACTGTTACTATGACAACCAGAGTTCAGAGCAGGCAGAA CATTTTGCCAGAAGAGCACTTGGAAAAATTAATGAGCTAGCAAAGCTGGACGACCAAAGAAAAGCTTCTGCcaacaaagagacacaaaatgtATACAAAGAAGCCGCTATTAAG CTGGGTGCCATGGTGTTCAAGCGGACAGTGTTTGAGACCAGAAGGAAATCCAAATTTAAAATCAAGCCCAAAAACAATCTCAAAGACTTGCACATT ACGCCATGGCCTCATACTACAACAGGGCGCATGCTGTGCACCCTGTTTGAGAGCAGTGCAGCATGTTTCTTCAGTATCCTAGAAGCACTTTGGGATAGCACCAGTCTCCCACTAAAAACAAGTTttccagaggaaccagaactgCAGGAGGTGATTCTGGAGCTCCTGTCTGCCGGCATTGGTATATTATCTG GTGTAACAAGCAGTGAGCCAAAGTGTGATGACTGCGCATCTACTTCTATTAAAGCAGTGACGGCAACATCTACTTTGATAGATTTAGCAATTGCAG GAGAAAGCAAAATACCCATCACGTCTGCAGTGAGATTCATCAAGCTGTTGTTTCACTACAAGCAGCCAGAAACGTTCACTGAACTTGCCAGAGAAATGCTTGAGGTTTTGTCT GGCGTGGAGGGTCAGTCATTcaggaaggctgagcaggaGCTTTTCTTACTCTACACTTTCAACAATCTGCTGTATTCCCAGAGAAAACGCCCCAGAGACTACAACATGGCTGATG ACAAGCACAACACCTTATTTTTGAGGAGTGATGACTTCAATGGCCTGGTAGAAGCGCTGCACAAGTCTGTTTGTGGTTCCGCCCCA GATGTGAAACCAGAGAGGGACTTAGTTTTGgaaattgttttatttctttgggGTAAATTGAAGTTGGTCAAGTGGAGAGAAAACCCAAAGATTACAGACTCTACTGAAAAGGCAGTATATTACAAG TGGTTGTGGTGCTTGTGTATGCTGTGGGACATTGCCAATGCCTGTGACCTGGCTACTGTTGACTGTATAATCACAGCAGAGATGATCCACATGTTGGCCAAACAGCTGGAGAGTGCAGCTGAACATtgtgaacaaacacaccctgGAG CTTCTGAAGCAGATGTTGGTGGTGTGAAGCCAGGCTACCCTTCTCTTCTTAGG TGGTCAAGAACAGAGCTTCTTCAGAAAGAAAGTGAGGTGGTGGAGCAGGGCCTTAAATGTTTGTCAAAGGGTTTATCTACACTGCTGCCTGAAGACAGCTCAGTCTCAGTCATAGACTATGCATTCATACTG AAGGAGGAAACAGAAGGAGCGGCAACAAAGACAGGATCAGGCTCTAAAGACACTCTGCCTAAAGCTTTGCTGCTGGCATTAGACCTTTATCTAGAGTTAGACATCATCCGCCACAGGGTTTCCCTGAAGTTACTGCAACTAAATTCAG cTGTAGAGTCTGAACTGTTTGGTCGGATAAAGAGGAACAAGGTCTCCAAAGCTCTTTTCCTGATCCAGAGGGCTTTGATAGTGTACAGCAACATGGAagcaaacaacagcagccaaaTCAAGAGTCTGCTAGAG GAGGCTTCCTCCCTGATAGAAAAAGCAGAGGTAGAGGAGAGAAAACTGTATTTCTCTACCACAAGAAAGATTCCAGGTcaaagcagagacacagcaaTGAAGGACCAAGAAGAactccctccagctccacccaTCTTACTGTCACGCACTGACCAGTCCTTCAGCTTTGCTCCAGCACCTTATATTCTGGAGGAAAAA gtTTGCTGGTACCAGCTCTGTGGCTGTGCAGTGGAAGGTATTAAACGGAAAGTTCGCCTTGGAGACTGCAACCTACTAGGAACTGGAAAAATG gtaCCAGCAAAATCTGGTGAATGCATTTTAAAGGTGGAAGGACTGGAGCCCAACCAGAAGTACATGTTTGCCATTGCAGCCTACAATAGTCAGGGCAAGCTACTAGGAAACAACATAGGGGAGACAACATTTCCACTGTTGGCATCCTTTCCTGTGCCACTGCTGTCTGCTTGGGCTCACTTGGCTCAG GTGGCATTTCAAACAGTACAGTACGCCGTAGCAAAGAGAGCTTGCAGGGAACTGTGGAGGCACTATACCGTCTCTGATCCTGGAACCCACTGCATAGAGGACAGACTCGGAGCAAGAGG TTTGCATCAAGAGACCTTAAAACGCTCCTCACCTCAGCTCTGTCAGTTGTTCCTTACTTCCATCTTCATTCAGACAGAGATCAACATTCAGCAAGAATCACTCTACTACAGCTCCTTTAGTGACAAAGGACCATTTATTTGGGAACAG GAAGCCAGACTGGCTGAATGTGAGCGAATGTTGGTAGCCGTGGACTTGGCGCTGTGGTTGAATGATGGTTTTGCTGCCATACAAGCTGTTGTTACCTGCTATGGCCTCTTAGCACCTCTAATCTTTCACCAGATCAATTGTGATGCTCtggtgcag GTGCTTAAAAAATGCTTGGTGGTTTTGGAGGCAAATTCAGACCTTCTCAAACAACAATGGACCGGAATGACACTAGACTCATTAATGCACATGATAGCCTGCATCACCTACTACCTGTCAAAG TCTTTACGTACACTCAGGGACCATCATGTGGCTTCTGTTGTGATGGACTGTGGTCGCAAGCTGCTCCAGGAGGTTCATGATGCCCAGCTGCAGATTAGTAGGCCTGTTAGTGCAACTGAGAGT TTAAAGGCTCTTCAggccaaaaacaagaaaatcacATCTGAAGCAACTCTCAGCACTAACACtg AGGTTACAAGACCAGTGACCGGCAGTATGAATCCAACAATACTGTATGATCTGATCTCCAGCAGCTCATTAAAAGATGCTTATCAAAATG TGATGAAACTTAGACACAAAGCCTATTTTATTGAGTATGCAGCACTGCTGCTCCAGAGAACTAAGGAAGAAGGCCACGTAGACCTGGTGTTAGAGTGGGGGCAGAGCATGCTAAAATTTCTCTGCAG GCGTGATGAGGTGATGGGACTGTTGACTAGGGAcattgaaaaagaaaatagtGTCCAGGCTCTGAAGGAAAACGAACCACATCAG AACAGGAACATATCTCATAATGATGCAAGAAAGAAGGTAAAGCAGAAACTGCCACACAGCTTGTTACAGGCAGTGAGAACTAACAG GGAGATGCTGATTGTGGAAAACCTGCTAGATAAGATGTCATCCGTGGTGCATCGCAGCAAGAAGCGCCTTCAGCTAAGGAAACTGTGCAAGGAGGAAAGCGTGTGGAGGTCACATCTGAATTACACGATGGCTCAGGCGCATATAGCTCTGCTTCACCAAGGCCTGGACAAGCTGCATGGAGAAACTCTGCAGGACAA GTACAGCCAGTTAAATCcactgtgtttctctctggccTACTCTGGTATCCTTGTATGGAGGAACCTCCAAAGACAGCAGTCTTCTAATATTGAGAGAGACTCACAGAGAAGCACAGCTAACTCTCTTCTCAGTGATTATGTGCCTGTACACAGAGATGAAg tgaGAATTGATGACTCTGCTACAGAGGACAGTTGTGATGAGGAACAGGATTCAGCTCAGTTGGTGAAAGGACACAATGAGCTGCACAGGCACACTGTTACCTTGGTGCATAAATCACTCAACAAAGCAGGTTTACATTTCCGACGAGCCATG GTGTTGGCGCATCGTGGCAGCCACTGGACCACTCTGCAGTATGTGTGTCAGAACGTTTGGGAACAAAGCTGCAGACTGGCTTTGTTTGCACAGAGGGCTGCTGAGCTTGAACCTCCCTGTGTGACCACAGATCAACTCCAGACCTTCTTTATGCCACTACTCACACTGGCTACTGACCTTATAATGGACATGTTAAACAGACTTGGT TTTTGGAGTGTGTATGATAGCAACTTGACTGAGGAGGAGCTTGAGACTGGTcttcagttctcagctctcctGGATGACAGCACCCAGGTGGACCTGCGTTGGGTTCATACTTTGGTATTGCATACATTGGAACAGCTCCATTTTAGTGGCAAATGGGAAAGCTTGGCCCACTTTGCCTTATTGTACAACTCCTACACAAG GGAACGTTATGCCTTGATCATAACCCCTTTACTAATTCATGCTCAGAGGATGCTGCTGGAAAGGATTAGTTTTTATGGAGGGCCTTCAGTTCCACAGCCACACCATGTAAAGACACAGATGGCCACAGGCAAAGAT GTGACATGCAGGAACTATGCATGGTGCCAGTTGCTCAGTGGATGGACCCTAACTCATGCAAAGCAGCCACACATTCGTAAAAAGTCAGCAAACTCCAGCACTCAAAATGTAGTTGAGCTTAAAG GTGCAGAAGTAAAACTCTCCATGGCCAACGTGTGTGTTCCTCTGGACACTGTTGAGACACAAAAATGTTACCACCAAGCCATTGAGAGAAGATCACACTGCATGCAGGTTTTTCAGCACAGTCGCTCATTATTGATGCGGCTTTTGGCGTACACACAACCTT CTTTTGAGGTGCATTTGCGACACGGAACATGTTTCAGCAATTCAACAAGCCTGGTGGGTTTCAGTCCCATTGTTATGCCGGCTCCGAACAGTCAGCCTTGTGACATGACAGCGGAGGACTTCAGCACTGCAAATGCCTTTTACAGCCTCCCCATCAGCCCTGACCACTTGCCCACTGTGATTGCCGCATACTTCACATCCATCA AGCATCTTAAGGCTAATAGTCACGACTCCCTTAGAGTTTTGGCGCTGCATGAAATGGGAAACCTACAGTTCTACACTGGAAACATGCG GGCAGCGCAGTCACACTGGAGTAACGCTGTAGATTGTGCCTTAAAGAACACAGGCACAGTAGAGAAGTGGGATGGCGTGACCTCTGGGAGTGGCTGCCTGCAACAAACCCTGCAGCAGGCTGGAATTTGGGGATGTTTACAGGCTGCTGTACTCACTGCTAAGATAGCACA GTATATTTTAACGTCTGACGTAAGCCAGCGTACCAAGTGCTGTCTCTTGTCTGCTCACCTCTTTAAG TGTGTGCTGTATTGCTCCATGGCTCAGCCCCAGACAGACCTCCAGTACGCCTCCCACAGCATTAGAGAGGAACTGCTTCCTGGAGTCAACCTTTTCTCTGAACCCTTGAGGGTTCATCTTGAAACCACAGTAACCAGTCTTAACTTCGTCTGCCACTGGCTTTTCACCACAGGCTATCACATCAcg CTCTTGCCCATATTAGCACTTTACCTACATTTTGTTGGGACTTTGTGCAGAGATGTGAAGCGCACAGTTGAGGGCAAAATACTCCAG ATACGTGCTCTTACTGaattgtgtttgttcactgaagCTGTGAAAGAGGCAGTTCAGCTCACGCAAGGACTAGGGGTTCTTTTACCTTGTGGATACGGCATTGCCACAGACAGTCTTCAA CCTATGAAAATTTTCTACAGCAACAAGTCTCTCCTGGACAATGCTGAG GCTTTGGAGGAACTTCTGAACTGTAACATTGGTCCAGAGATTCGTACATTGTATGGATCACAACTGTGCCTCCGATTCAACTTGACCCGTATTCAACTAGTACTGGCACTCAGTAACACTGTACATGGCCTCCCTGTGCAAG atgatgatgaaggagaaTGTTGTGGGAGCAAAACAGTTCCAAAGAATTCAGCACCCCATGAACAGGACAGGTTGGATGTAGAAGGTTCTTACATGAAGGCAGATGAGACAAAAGTACTGGATTTTAAATCCAGGACAGAGAGCCTGAGTCCAGAAAGGATCAAG CTCCTTTTGTTAGAAGCAGCGTCCTCCTTGATTAACTCAAGTTCGCAGCAGCTCAcagcctgctgctgttctgAAATGGAAAGCATTGAACTGGCTGTGGAGTTCAAGCTTTTAAAAGCAAATTTGTACTATCAGCAGGGACATATTGCACTTAG TTCTGAAACGGCAGCGAGTTCCCTGGTGCTATTGCAGACGTCTCCTGTAATCACAAGACAAAAACCTGCATCTGAGTCCCTGCATCACAGGTCCAGAAGTAAACAG GACCTCAAAGATTGCAGCATGTCGCTCCCATTGCCTTTAGACTGCCccagagaggttgaggtcagggAAAGAACTGGAGTTCTTCTGTGGCTGCGTTGCCGCCGGGCTCTGGTCCATAGCCTGATTGCAAACATACctgcaaatgctgctcttttACCAG GTGCAGAACTGGAGGCCCAGAGAGGCCGGACTGATGATAGCATCACAATGCTGCAG GAAGCAGTCAGCCTGTTGGTTGAAAGGTCATGGATGCCACCAGGGTCCATTTTGACTCTGGCTCGTGCCGCTTTACTGCTCAGTAACCTAAGGGGCAATCAGAGTACCACACTTCTGAAACTGACAAAGGAGCTTCTACAAAaacag CTGCGTGTTTTTGGACAGAACGTCGAACTGAATGATGGAGAaatgtgcttctctcctcctggTCTCACTAACATCTACCTTCCTTATCTCAAGATGCTGGCTCAGATGAGCATGAGGTTTGCTAATTACCAAACTCCAGGACAATAA